From the genome of Rana temporaria chromosome 8, aRanTem1.1, whole genome shotgun sequence:
AgtggattcgataatatttcgaccggattcgaaacAAAAATTCTATTCGATTTGGTTTTCTGAAATTcattagagaaaagattcgacatgataGAAAAAAGATGCGACATgatagaaaagattcgacattatagagaaaatagattcgacatgatagaaaagattcgacattatagagaaaatagatttgacattatagagaatagattcgtcATTatagagaaaatagattcgacattatagagagaatagatataggGAGGGGCTCAGGGTGGCGGTTTATTATTATAGATTCTGAATCTCTAGTTTTATTTTTAGATTCTATATAGATTGAAATTCTAAGTACACATGTAGCCACTAGCCAATGCCATCttacttttacttaaagtggaggttcacccaaaacaaattttttaacattacattcagacgagttgtcctaatgacaatctgctgttttttgttttcctgtacataccgtatttcaccgccgcttccgggtatgtcttctgcgggactgggcgttcctatctgattgacaggcttccgaccgtcgcatacagcgtgtcacgagttgctgaaagaagccgaacgtcggtgcgtaggcgccgtatacactagagccgcaccaacgttcggcttctttcggcaactcgtgatggtcgaaagcctgtcaatcacaatcagataggaacgcccagtcccgcagaagacatacccggaagcggcggtgaaatacggtatttacGGGAAAAAAAgttgattgtcattaggacaactcggctgaatgtaatgttcaaaatttatttttgggtgaacccccgctttaaacttacGACGATTGCtagcagagagagacagacatacTCTGAATGATTTCAGAAGAGAGTCAATCTTAGCTGGTCTGTTTGTCAGAGAACCTGAATTAATAAGCACTTCAGCAATAAGCACAAGCTATTGTGTTAATGTGAATTGATCTTGATTTGATATTAGTGATACTAGTGAACGAACTTGTTGCTGCCTGCTTGTGTGTGATAGCCTCAGAGGCTGCCTGTGTTGTGGGGAGGGGGGCGATATTATTATAGATTCTATATTATAGATTGAGATTCTATATACCCTATCTTGTGTTACCTTACCTGTCTGATCCAGACTGTGATCACCACTACAGCAACAGCAATGTACCATTGTAAGGGAAAAGTGAAGGCAGGTCGTGGTCGCGTTCGTGGTGGACGCCTTGCTAAAAAAAGTGCCAAGGTCTCTGCTACTACTAGTGTCTCAGACATGTCTGCCGCCACAAACATGCTATCAGTGTCTACAACAGTGGCTGTCACCACCAATGCCACCAGCAAAGCTATTTCCACCACCAGTTCTACTAGTAGTAGTTTTCCTGCCAGACCAccaacatctgctgctgcttccacTGCTAGAGCAGCGCCTCCTTCTACAGGTGTCATGGCTTTGTATTTTTATAGTAGAGGCAAGAAATCTATTAAAAAACAAGTGGAGTTGCCGTTACACCAATCACCCAcaccacccaccaccaccaatgACACCGCCAATGTGCCCAGCTCCCCAAAGAAGCAATTGAGGGAGACAGCAGCAGCCAGAGACAGAGAGTGAGACTTTGGGCCATATtgtcaaataatttacgccggcgtatcagcagatacgccgacgtaagtccgatcctatgtttaagtgtattcacaaactgagatacacttaaacatgcctgagatacgacggcctgcgccgttgtatcttaggctgcaatatttacgctgaccgctaggtggcggtcagcgtagaatatgaaaatgactagtcacgccgattctctaacgtacgcttgcccgccgtagtgttttaacgttgtttccgtaagcgatacgcggcataaagataaacatgccccctaggtggcgtactcaatgttaagtatggccgtcgatcccgcgtcgaaatttgaaaatttaacgttgtttgcgtaagtcgtccgtgaatggcgctggacgccatttacgttacagtcaaaacaaatgacgtccgtgagacgtcatttagcgcaatgcacgtcgggtaatttacccgacggagcatgcgcattacgatcggcgcgggagcgcgcctaatttaaatgatccactccCCCGACCAGGATCATtggaattaggagggcttgcgcgggtggactttacgcgacgccgccgcaagtttacaggtaagtggtttgggaatcaggcacttgccacttaaacttgcagaggcgtaacgtaaaggacatacgttccgacgCCTCAGATGtttaagaatatgcccctttGTCTTCTTCATTGCCCCATGAGAATGATTTTGAATGCGATGCTCCTCTTTCCCCAACCACTGCAGACATGTTATACAGTCTTACCCCACAAGACTTACAGAATGACTTGGGGAAAGGGCAAGAGGGATATTCTGTGAGGAGTAGGACAGGTAGCATTTCACTTTTTTCATCTGCTCCtaactccccttctccctctgttatTGTGGAGGAAGAATTCTGTGAAGATGACAGTGACACCTAAAATCCCCAGCACCCCTGCCATGAGCAATAGCACTAGTTCACGAAGTGTAACAGTATTGGCAAGTGCAACAGCTTCCACCACTGGTGTGCTACCTGCTGCAGCTATATCAGACCTAAATAGAGATGAACAGGGTCAAGGGACTTGGTCAAGAATATGTTATCTTACCAACACAACATAGCACAAAGAAGCATACAGCTGGAAACGTGATTCTATGCAAGGTCGATTAGTTGGTCATTGCTGATCTGCATCCCGATGCCCGCCCGGGACCCCTCCCATTTGCCATCTCTGACCCTGGGGACAACAGGGCCCTCTCTGATCCTCCGCCTGTTTCATGACCATCTGTAATTGTCTCCAGTTTGAGTAATCTACCCTGCTGCCATGTTACTCAAGCCCTGGAAATGATGACTGCCCTTTGAACTGTTGAcgagtgtatgtgtattctggtgGGGGGATAGCTGTATTGAACGGCGTGACTGGACACAATATGAATATACATGGGATTACCCTTTGCACATCAAAATAGTGTAGAGAAAAATCTCTTACATTTTCTAAGTTCAGCCTGATGATTAAATGTAAGTTAGTAACAATACATGGAATAGTtcatttacatacagtacatcacCTAATGAAcctaacaaggaaagcaaaaactccagaaaacaattatttctgatcaaatttttttttattgaaaagtaacaaacatgtataaaaagaaaacaaaaaaaaaaattacaaactttGGTTTCCTTCCAACTTGGTCAGTATGCATTCAAGTGTGGAGTTTATGGCTCTCATATTCTCACACACCATCCTCCTCGTTGCCCGTTGGTACCTCTCCAGAGCCATATATTGCCGCATCTGCTGGCGATTGTGGAGGGCCAAGGAGTGAGACAGCCTCCTTAACTGTCTTTCTTGACAGTGGCACTTCACAATGCGCCGCAGAGGCTTGCATGGCTCTGGAGAGTGCGCGTGTCCTGGAGTAGGCTGCTGCATTGTGGAGGACGCGCCCGCGTCAATGGGTATGTCCTGGTTGGGGGATGCTGCTGAAGGGTGATGGAGATGATGCGCTGGAGAAACTGCTGGGGAGGAAGAATGGTGAGCCAAACCAGACGCGTCCAGGTCTTCGTCCACTGCATGTAAATCAAGAATGATTAATTCATCTTGATCtgtgaagaaaagaaaatatattagatagataatacaatagaaatacacaTGGCTTCTTCACCCTAACATTATATAAACGCAATTATCTTCCAGCCCTTGTAGACAATCATGTAACATCTTGAGATCTTTTCACTTACATATCATTCTTCAATATATGATATTCAGTGATATGCACCTAATCAATTTGTGTGTAGGAGAGAGTGGTTTCTTTCTGTGTCAATTCGCTGTGTCATCCCAAGTTTGCATAGCTGTGCAGGAAGGTGTAGTACTTTACTGTACTCTGACCAGGGCATAGCTGAGTGTCCTCCCCAGGCCAGGCGGCCAGAATACAAAGGGATTCCCCTCTACACATCAAGCAGTGTAAAGGGGAATCTCCACAAGATTTTAGCAGCTTGGTGGCATGGCGCATCCACTAGGTCCCTATAGAAAATCTAAAGGTGTAATGGACACCTAAGTGCTGACCGACCACCACTAACTAATCTACCTTATCAAGAAAGACTGACTGACTGTCGCAAATATGGAAGAAAAAATATGCACTTGCAAGTAGAAAAACATTAGCTACACCAGCTATTAACATTACATACACCAAAGAGAAGCCATTTAAGCCATTGCATTAGGGACGacttaaaaaaagttgtttaataAAATATAGCCGGCTACTAAGTTTTTAAAGTTGATAATTTTGTATGGCCACTTGGCCACTGATTGAATAAGCCCCACTCCTGTTCTAGGCTAGGTAGGTTACTCACTCCTGGTCTAGGCTAGTAGGTATAAAAGAGAATTTACAATTACTGAGCCTTCCATATCCTGGCAGCTGGTGCTTCATCTGCTCCTCTCTGATACTGCATTGTTGGTCTGGTCTCTCCCAGAGCCTTTAAGACCTATGCAGGTCTCAATAATAATAACTTCAGAAGCCCTAGACCATTTAAGTGGAGGTGAGAGAGGGTGCATGGAAATGTGTACGACCACTGGGGATCCAAGGATCAGTATGTCTAAAACTTTTCAAACAAGACCACTAGACAAAATTGAGCAGTTAAATAAAAACTCCAGgatacatgtaaaataaaaatatatcactAAACTAAACAGCCTTCCCTATGTGCATTGCAAAACAATACACTGCAGAGTCTGAACTATAGCCTAAAGACTCAGACTTTTTATAGATATTTGACTGCACAAAGATCTACGAGGTCACAAGGCCATTTACAATTTTttgctttagatcaggggtctccaaacttttcaaacaaagggccagtttattgtccttcaggctttaggaggCCCGGGTTGTGTCTGTGGCTAGCGGGGGTAGAAATGTTAGTGGCCCGGCATCagtaagaataaatatggcctaagGGTTAGTGGGCACTGGGCAATAGAACGTGTAGTGACCCtcttagtaggaggaataatatcccatcaatggtatcagtggagtaaataatgccccattgttggtgccagtgggagtaatagtgtccaagggatggataaaggctagcaagggGCCACATCTAGcccttgggccacagtttggagacccctgctttagagatgCCAAAGGTGAGGCACCAGACATCATGAGGAAAGTGTTAATGCATGCATCAGGGGCATTCCAGAGATTGAACATGTCCAGGGACTGCCAGCCAATAGCTGGAGATTTTTGTCTGACATACCCCCTTCAGCCAGCTGTGTTATTCACAATGGCAGTGATTGGCTCAGACTGGGAATCTTAACTGCAGCAAGAAGGTGGCGTGATCAGGGAAGTGACGTTGAGGGTTTAACAAGCACAGGTAATGCTAACAGGAAGACTGGAATCAACTGCAGAGGCggactaataaataattaataatggcAGCTCAACCAAAGCCTTGCAGAAGACATTTTTCTAGGTATGCCATCAGCATTTCATATTTAAAATACTATATTTGcctggaaaatacaaaaaaaagttatactacTTACTCCCTGGACCTGACGCGCCTGGCTGTTGGACACCATCTTGAGCATCCCCAGCACTGCCAGCAGCTTCTCCAGGGCAGATCTCTTCCACCTCCTGCTCAGCCTCAGTAGCTGTTAATTATGAATAATATAGAAAAGAACATTACAATCTGCAGTGTACAACAATCTCACACATTAGTACAAGAACATTGAAAGATGTACGGTATGATCAATGATCATCACTCAGCAGCAGATACCAGCAAGATTATTATACTAACTTACATGTGGTCGTTGCCGCCtcagcctcctcctcctgtgtctccCCCTCTGACTGGATGGCacctatttatttaataaaggagAAATGTTGAACGTTACAATGTTCAATCTTCAAAGAAACAATAAtactataaaatgtattatattatctCTATTAGCATGGCAATACAGGGCAGGCCAGTAGTCACTGGTCACTAATCTACAAGGCATTCACCATTTAtaaaaaatcacttaaaaaaaaaaaagaggtacttacctgtcctggttccagcgaccaccactgaacaggcGCCTTAGTTCAGACCGCGACGTTCTGTCAAATTGCGTAAGTTACGCAAACGCTTACGTTACCTGACAGAGCATCGCAGAGGCTCAACCTGAGGCTGTCAGTGCACTGCTTGAGCGAGAAGCAGTGACACTGAAATTTACAATGGAAGGCTGGACAAATGGAAAAGGACCCACTGTATAGTCAGTCACTAGTACCAGTGGTGCcccatccatagggggcgcccgtgcgccgccccccctcctgtagtccaaaaaaaaacgggccctttaagaatgtTTATTTcccttaaaatttattttttacttatactaactgcagtgatggaggttcgtctatagagggcgctgcagcgccaccccctctggctgtcgcaaataacatacattcatgtattgCTTGAATGTAtggtattgttgccagctgccgctggtctattcagatggccggaccttgggcccccggctacctgaataacggcagctggttggctgtgcggaagtgcctatcagagccagcgtcaACAATggtcacagaggcgacaaagggcacagttgcatcaatgggtacagtggtgacaatgggcacagtggcgacaattaaagggcacagtgacatgcacagtggcaacaatgggcacagtgttaaCAATtgccgcagtggctgcgtttgatggcatggcacagtggtgataattgatggcacagtgactgcatttgataggcacagtaaggctgcatttatttattttttcgtttgcgccccccaaaaatttggagcaccagccgccaccgaCGACGAGTACACTACTAGTACTACTACTAGTACACTACAGTACTTACTTCTTGGTGATGAAGAGGAGGACTCCAGCTCCTCCGCCCTCCGCTTCTGGCGGCGCTGGGCCTTGATACGATCTTTAAATAAAATCAAACACAACATGGTAAATGTTGGATGCTTGACAAATAAAATGCCCTGCACACAATGCAATCCTCAGACCAGGAAATAATATAGAAAAGAACATTACAATCTGCAGTGTACAACAATCTCACACATTAGTACAAGAACATTGAAAGATGTACGGAATGATCAATGATCATCACTCAGCAGCAGATACCAGCAAGATTATTATACTAACTTACATGTGGGCGTTGCCGCCtcagcctcctcctcctgtgtctccCCCTCTGACTGGATGGCacctatttatttaataaaggagAAATGTTGAACGTTACAATGTTCAATCTTCAAAGAAACAATAAtactataaaatgtattatattatctCTATTAGCATGGCAATACAGGGCAGGCCAGTAGTCACTGGTCACTAATCTACAAGGCATTCACCATTTAtaaaaaatcacttaaaaaaaaaaaagaggtacttacctgtcctggttccagcgaccaccactgaacaggcGCCTTAGTTCAGACCGCGACGTTCTGTCAAATTGCGTAAGTTACGCAAACGCTTACGTTACCTGACAGAGCATCGCAGAGGCTCAACCTGAGGCTGTCAGTGCACTGCTTGAGCGAGAAGCAATGACACTGAAATTTACAATGGAAGGCTGGACAAATGGAAAAGGACCCACTGTATAGTCAGTCACTAGTACCAGTGGTGCcccatccatagggggcgcccgtgcgccgccccccctcctgtagtccaaaaaaaaacgggccctttaagaatgtTTATTTcccttaaaatttattttttacttatactaactgcagtgatggaggttcgtctatagagggcgctgcagcgccaccccctctggctgtcgcaaataacatacattcatgtattgCTTGAATGTAtggtattgttgccagctgccgctggtctattcagatggccggaccttgggcccccggctacctgaataacggcagctggttggctgtgcggaagtgcctatcagagccagcgtcaACAATggtcacagaggcgacaaagggcacagttgcatcaatgggtacagtggtgacaatgggcacagtggcgacaattaaagggcacagtgacatgcacagtggcaacaatgggcacagtgttaaCAATtgccgcagtggctgcgtttgatggcatggcacagtggtgataattgatggcacagtgactgcatttgataggcacagtaaggctgcatttatttattttttcgtttgcgccccccaaaaatttggagcaccagccgccaccgaCGACGAGTACACTACTAGTACTACTACTAGTACACTACAGTACTTACTTCTTGGTGATGAAGAGGAGGACTCCAGCTCCTCCGCCCTCCGCTTCTGGCGGCGCTGGGCCTTGATACGATCTTTAAATAAAATCAAACACAACATGGTAAATGTTGGATGCTTGACAAATAAAATGCCCTGCACACAATGCAATCCTCAGACCAGGAAATAATATAGAAAAGAACATTACAATCTGCAGTGTACAACAATCTCACACATTAGTACAAGAACATTGAAAGATGTACGGAATGATCAATGATCATCACTCAGCAGCAGATACCAGCAAGATTATTATACTAACTTACATGTGGGCGTTGCCGCCtcagcctcctcctcctgtgtctccCCCTCTGACTGGATGGCacctatttatttaataaaggagAAATGTTGAACGTTACAATGTTCAATcttcaaaaaaacaataatactgtataaaatgtattatattatctCTATTAGCATGGCAATACAGGGCAGGCCAGTGGTCACTGGTCACTAATCTACAAGGCATTCACCATTtataaaaaaactgttaaaaaaaaaagaagaggtacttacctgtcctggttccagcgaccaccactgaacaggcGCCTTAGTTCAGACCGCGACGTTCTGTCAAATTGCGTAAGTTACGCAAACGCTTACGTTACCTGACAGAGCATCGCAGAGGCTCAACCTGAGGCTGTCAGTGCACTGCTTGAGCGAGAAGCAGTGACACTGAAATTGACAATGGAAGGCTGGACAAATGGAAAAGGACCCACTGTATAGTCAGTCACTAGtaccagtggtggcccatccatagggggcgcccgggcgccacccccctcctgtagtcccaaaaaaaaacgggccctttaagaatgtttattttacaaaaaatgtattttttacttatactaactgcagtgatggcggtccgtctatagagggcgctgcagcgccaccccctctggctgtcgcaaataacatacattcatgtattgcatgaatgtatggtaTTGTTgccccagctgccgctggtctattcagatggccggaccttgggCGCCGGCTACCTGAACAACGGCAGCTGGTTgtctgtgcggaagtgcctatcagagccagcgtcaACAATggtcacagaggcgacaaagggcacagttgcatcaatgggtacagtggtgacaatgggcacagtggcgacaattaaagggcacagtgacatgcacagtggcaacaatgggcacagtgttaaCAATtgccgcagtggctgcgtttgatggcatggcacagtggtgataattgatggcacagtggctgcatttgataggcacagtgaggctgcatttttttttttttgtttgcgccccccaaaaatttggagcaccagccgccaccgaAACACTACTAGTACTACTACTAGTACACTACAGTACTTACTTCTTGGTGATGAAGAGGAGGACTCCAGCTCCTCCGCCCTCCGCTTCTGGCGGCGCTGGGCCTTGATACGATCTTTAAATAAAATCAAACACAACATGGTAAATGTCGGATGCTTGAAACATAAAATGTCCTGCACACAATGCAATCCTGAGACCAACCTTGATGAGCCTGGAGCTGGGTGATCTCATCCTCCCCTATCCCCGATAAAAGGTCTGCCTCATGGGGCAGGAGAGACACCCGTTTTCCTCCACGCCCCGGCTGTCTGCGTTTGCGCACAAtagatctgcaaaaaaaaaagagaagagacacGGGTTCCATAATTAAACTAGAATTGTAATCTGAAAATGACATCAACACATGATGAGACACATGTAGAATGAACCCATAGAATGAAACATGCAAATGGAATTATTGGATTAGGCGCACTTTTTCATGTAGCTTAAGATTTGTAAAAAAAGTGTTGGGGAAAAAGGGCGTGAATTTGATTTGGGTATTACATCGCAGGAGCGTGCAATTGTGTCATTTAAAGCTGCAGCACGCTAAATATAAATACAACAAGGtggcctggtcagaaagggggcatAATCTACAGGTGTTCAAGTGTAAAATAAAAGCACTTACTGCTCTGATTAGTGATAAACTAAGAACAAATAAAATAACTGTCATGAAAATATTCCTCTTACAATGATCGTGGCGAATATATTTAACCGCTAGCGCCTGCACTATTgtcaaatgacagctacagcacagACCCCAATTGCTGGGAGGACATCAATATATGTCCTCCCCTTTACGTGCGCTCCGAGTGCCCCCTGCACGgcgcgctgtgatcaccgagtcactgagactcgggtgatcacggatccgagtaaggggcccggtccatgtgatcagctatcagccaatgacagctgatcacatgatcaaAACAAAGcttggtaatcttttttttctcctcatggtCACAGCGTGAGTAGAAAAAAAAGGCGCTCACTGGCTGTTCA
Proteins encoded in this window:
- the LOC120909076 gene encoding uncharacterized protein LOC120909076, whose product is MAASHGMDFDPVMEAEVPEPSTAAAAAATHSTAPPSPKKKASRRAASSRKRNITWTHIECQVLVNETLPCWMQLCGPRSRETSPQWKLQKWEEISKKVEEMYHHRRDPAACRKKFSDIKRSIVRKRRQPGRGGKRVSLLPHEADLLSGIGEDEITQLQAHQDRIKAQRRQKRRAEELESSSSSPRSAIQSEGETQEEEAEAATPTYRIKAQRRQKRRAEELESSSSSPRSAIQSEGETQEEEAEAATPTYRIKAQRRQKRRAEELESSSSSPRSAIQSEGETQEEEAEAATTTSTEAEQEVEEICPGEAAGSAGDAQDGVQQPGASGPGNQDELIILDLHAVDEDLDASGLAHHSSSPAVSPAHHLHHPSAASPNQDIPIDAGASSTMQQPTPGHAHSPEPCKPLRRIVKCHCQERQLRRLSHSLALHNRQQMRQYMALERYQRATRRMVCENMRAINSTLECILTKLEGNQSL